In Vitis vinifera cultivar Pinot Noir 40024 chromosome 4, ASM3070453v1, the genomic window CTTGGCCCAGATGCTTCCAACTTGCCTTGGTGCTAAGCCCTCTTTTAGCTCATGTCTCGTGGTTTTATGTTAGTCCTTGTGTGCCCCAACCTAATTGATCCTTCTAAACCGAGGCAACCATGCTCATCCATGTGCCATAGTCGTGCCCCATGTCATTGTGCCAATAGGTTGCATGACACATCATGGCATTTCACCAATGTGTGCTAGCAAGGCTCATTCATCTACCTTGCTCATGTCTGAGGCCCCTTATGTTGTGCCTTTGGGGTGGCTTAGCTCATGCCACTATCACCTCCTTTGAGACATGCACCCCTCTTCCTAAAGAGCATTATAGGCCATTTCCAAAGTGCTTGAAGGAGACATCATGGGAAACatgatgatttttctaaaaataaaaaatcaaaattctacttggaaaaagaaaaatactgaCAACCCAAAATTTCACACTTGAATTATAGCCTTGTCGAGGCGCATCGCCGTGGTAGCCCGCGTGCTGTGTGCTGCCCCAAGTTCTAGCAACGTATGTTGTACCTCAAGCCACCACCAAGGCTCCACATGATCCCTCGTAAGCCTCAGTTACTATGTTGCCTGCCTTGATAGACACTCATGGTTGCAAGGCGCCACCCCATGAGGCCTTGGTGCCACATTGTTTGAGTCAAGGTGCTGACAGATGTCCAAGGTCATCCTATTCTTCCTCCAAAGTTCTATCATGATTAATCTCagattttttctccttttttatgCCTCCACTAATAGTTTCTGTTTTAGTTCCTTTTACTATTGCTAGTTACAATTATGGGTGGTTCTTATTGAACCATCCTGCACTGAAATTTGATGTGAGGAGCATTGAATTGAAGAGTTTTACAATGCTGCCCAAGGTTCAGTGTGGAAAATTATAAGTGGCCCAAGTTGCATGACCTGCCTGTGGTTAAAATGGCCTCCTTTGTCTTGGGAATGGGAAAGAgtagtaatattttttttggaaagtgTTTGGTTTTGTTCATACACACGATTTCAGGCCTTTTTGCCTTTTTGTCTTCTATCGTTTGCAATTTATGATTATTCACTGCTTTtagtataaaattttcatttctgcATCCACAGGCATTCTCAATAACTCCCTTCTCCTTTTCATATTCTCTGAGTGCCATAAATTTGATTCTCATATGGATTAATATTCTTAGTTTTTTTGTGTTTCAGGAAGTGATTGATACATCTGGTGGGTAAGTTTCTTCTTTTAAACAGATTCACTTTGAGCTTAAGAAATATCTTTAAGCTTCTCTCTCAGTTCCTTAACACGATTGAAGTGCATGTGGTGAGCAGGTGTGGTGCAAGCTTTGCAATTGAAATTGTGTCAGAACAGTTTGAAGGGAAGAGGTTGCTGGAGAGGCATCGGATGGTGAATGCTGCACTGCAAGAGGAGTTGAAACAAATCCATGCTCTGTCGATAAAGAAAGCTCTGACCCCAGAGCAGTGGAAACAACAGCAAGAAGCTGAAAATTCTCAGCCTGCTGCTTAAATGGATGCTGCAATATTTCAGATGTTTCAGACAATATGTTCTGTATCTCGTTAATAATACATTCATATCAAAAAATGGCTGTGGACACGTTGGATCTGGAGTAGAAATACTTACCCCAGAGTTGCATAGTAATGCTTCATCATATCTTTGAAAACTTTGCCTTTTGGGTGTGGTTGAATGTTGGTTTGGATTGTAACTTATTGAAATGGAAGAGATTCAGAGTTGGACttcaatcattttttaacttcaaaattttcttctcatATTCTTGCTCCTGAGCTGCAATCTCTACTCTAAAATTATATGCATTGTGACCTCTGATATCATACCAGTCATGGACTGTTGGGCCTTGtatttcttaattatttctttcaaattctTTTCCGGATTGTGATTTCTCGGGAAACCAATCATTTCATTATGCAATTTTTACTGTTGGAGGAGGAATCCTTGTATTCCCGACTGGGCTTAAACTACCGGCAAAAACTTTGCACTAGACTTCTCAGTTTTCTCTAGGTGATGGCATCAGTTTTCTGAAATTTCCCAGGAAAATCCCAGCTTTCTGATGAAGTTCCACTTCCCCACATGTTTCTGGATGTAGCCAAACAAAGCCATTGTTTTGTTGGGATGTTGTTAGGTTCACATGGGGACTCTCACCCATGTGCTTGAAATGGGTAttcaaatataaacataatgacATGTAGGTAGTCCTaattaaaaaatgcaaaatCCGCCACCTCAAGGAACGGCCCCTTTTCTGCACCATCTTCCCAACTACCCATGCGATAACAGCGGACCCAAATCTTCCATTAGGCCGCCTCTTTGAACGATCTGGTCAACGATCAAATGAAGCCTTCCTTGACGAGAAGCAAAGAAAATGCTCCTAAAATTGAGAGAGAGATTGTCGTATTCTTTAAGGAGTAGAGGCCAAAGCCCTATCAAGAGTAGAGGTGGCAATGAATTGAGTTTGTGTCGTGTTAAGGTAAGAAATAgtgtatttgattttaattataatatggttagaatatagaaaatctattaaaattttaaatttatattttttattattttgtttaatgttttagctatagaatatttttaatctttataatgaaatatagaattttttttacttaattatttaattttttaactatatgatatttatagcaaaaaaatatttttataattttaaaaatataaaattaatgaatttttatggattaaaaagGTCATAAATAGATTGTATTgtaaacaaattattttgacATTTAAATTGGTTAAATACGTCATAAAGGAGTTGAGTCTTAAGTAGGTTATTTTCACACTATCAAACACGAAGATAACCCATTCAACAATTGAGTGGTAGATTTTGAggttatcaaacatatttattgCAATTAGAGTGCATTTACCCCCTACACTATAATAGGGAAAGGTGAAGAAGAGGCATCCATAGGTGATTAGAAGCTCTTCTTTCACATGATTGACAAAGAAAAGGTGCTTCCCAAACTAACTTTAGGCAAAGAGGTTGCTTTCAATGACATTCTTCATATGTCAAACTTGCTTTCTAGCTTAGTGTATATTTTCTTACTTTGGAAGGTAATTATGGTCAAGATCATGTTTGAGTCTGCCAAAGATTTGATGTATATATAACGAAGGTTATTATAATCAAGGCTTGTTCATGtcaaacattttttaagttattaataagATTACTTTTAGttcttttgcttcttttatTACCTCTTGTTATTTGTGACATGATATATTAGGACATATAAATTATTCTTACATATAGAATTTAAAAGGTAGATATTAAgttaatacataaaattttattagaaaagtatgaaaaatgtgaaaattatgTAGAATTTAAAATCACTAAGAAAAATtgcaagataataataaataaataaaaaaaaaccaatcaaaaCTAGAGTCTTATTCACAATGACCTAGGAGACTTTAATAATACAATGAGTAAAGCTGATAAAAGATCTTGTATAATCTTTATAGattattattcaatatatacAAAAGTATATCTTTTAAGGAACAaagataaaaatcaaagaagctttcataaaatataaaattaaaatagaaaccaactaataaattaataagaggCTAAGAATGTAATAGATAGAGGAGGAAAGTATGATCAACAACTTTTGTGAAGATCATACGATCATTCATGAGATAACCCTCTGTCACTCCCTTGAATCAAATTGTCATGGAAAAGAAGAATAAGACCTTAAATATGATATATGCAATATTAGTAAGTTTAGGAGGACCCTTGAACTTGTGAGAGAAAGTTATCATCTCTACATATCACATTCaaaataagatacaaaaaagaaaaagaaaaaaaaatacaacaccATATGAGCTACAGAAAGGCTATGCCCTAACCTAGCATACCTCAAAGTATGGGGGTGTCTTGAGAATGTTGTTTTTTCTAATCCTAAGAAAAGTTAAGTGAACatttagtaaaacttaatatttattacttaatgatttaaattaactttaaattaaattattcataagttgttaatttaaaacttatttcctaatttttacttcaagtattaaggttgtttgataaaattagcttaaaatttattctaaatcattaaattgatatatttatcctcattaattttaactaatatttattcttttactgatccaaatgaataaatttatttgttaaacattcatatttaatGTATAATAGATTCATAAcataactataaaaatatttactgtAAAAAATAAGTTGTGAGTGTAAAGTCATGTTTATAAAACATACTCTCAATAAACATGGACAAATGAGACAAAAGagatttgagattaaaaaaaaattaattattttaacttaatacttaaaagttattttttactttaagttatgaTATTAAGTTACCAAACATGCTTAAtctacttaataatttaaattaagttattaattttatttactaaatacCCTTTTAAGTCTTAAAAGTTTTGATGTGATGTCCATTGGATATGCTAAAAATAGTGCAACATACAAGTGCCTCCCGATTAATTTTGAGAATGACCTAATGGAAATGAACACTAAAATGGAAACAAAGAATGCTAGCTTCTttaaaatgatctttccttatGAAAACTAATAAGGaaaatcaaatccaaataaCAATTAGATGCAATTCTAATGAACACTTTGAAATTGAGTTAAGAATAAGTAAATGAGCTAGGGAAAAATAaacttttggagtgacttcgACACTTTCCTAGCAGATGATGAACTTATAAAGAAGTTGACAAGTGGACCAAGGTCAAGTAGACACTAACAACATCTCATTAGCCTTTTGGAATCTTCCAAATTCAAAAATCTAAGATTTGGCacctaaattatcaaatttgcATGAATACTGGCATTTCCGCATGAACATGCAAAAACTAAAGTTGGTTAGTTGCAACATTGAAGTACTCTTTGAACCAATTGGCATGTATGTGCAAAATTTTGCTTGTTCATGCAAAATCCATTATTCAACTTACCTACAACTGTCACTCTTCTGGCTCATTTAGCATGCTTGTGCCAAATTTCACATGACTGTGaatctcacattttttttccttttcaacacTTTTCAATCTTCTTTCTTCCATAATCAATTAAATTCATCATTCACACTTTGAAATCATTCCACAACTCACAAAAAAAGGGTTAGTAATCATTGCGAggggaactatatgttaattgaatatattatatataattactATTCAAAATATGTAAAAGTCATGAAAAATTACtatctaaaatatgtttttttaagtaGTAAACATGGATATTTGAAAagatattaaaatcaaataggTTAATAGGGGGAAAAGGATAAGGTTGGTGACCAAAGGATATAAACAAAGGGAATATGTAAATTACTTTTATACTTTTGCGCTTGTGACTAGGATTGACTAGGATTTCCTCCATTAAATTATTGGGAGCTCTAGCTTCTAGTTATAACATGGGGATTTACTATATGAATGTGTAGACTCCATTCTTAAATAGGAGTTGAAAGAGGAAATCTATATGGACTAACAGATGGTTGTCTATTCCCTAAAGAGGAGCAAAAGGTGTGTAAGTTAGTCAAATCCttatatggattaaaacaaTTACCTAAacattaacaaaacaaaatcaactaTGTGTTGGTATCTAATGGATTTTTCATTAatgatattgaaaaatatatttatagcaAAATTGGGAAGAAAACATATGTCATCATATGCTTATATGTAgataatatgttaatttttaggACTAGCCTAAAGGTCGTATGTGAAACTAAAAGATTCCAAGAgcctaaatttaatatgaaaGACCTATGAGAGACAAAGATAACTGGaggaatgaaaataattagaacATTTAATAGGATTAAACTCACATGAGAACACCATGTtaagaaaatcataaataagTTTAAACACTATTGTAAATCAGTGTCAATTCCTAATAATTCTAGTTGTaggttgaagaaaaataaataatataatgtatCCTAGCCGAAGTATACTCAAATTATAGGTTGCCTAATGCACTTAACTAACTAGATCAAACTAGCATTGCTTATATAGTGCATAGATTGAGTTGGTTCACTCAAAGCCCTATCAAAGACCATTGAAACGTTATTTATAGAGTACTTAAGTACCTGAAATGCTCCATTGATTATCATTTGTGCTATAATGGATTTCTTGATATACTACAAAGATACAATGATGCCAACTAGATATTGGATTTAGATGAGATGAAATCTATTAGTAAATATGTCTTGAAAGTCTTCAAAATAAACTTACCTTAGTCACTATGGAAGGTAAGTTAATTACCTTAGAGAAGGCTAGTTTTTAGGTTGAGTGGCTTAGAAACCTCTTAGAAAATATCTCTTTGTGCATGAGACCAACATCATTTGTATGTATGTTTTGTGATAGCTAGATTGTGTTGTAAATGTTTAAGACAAGGATCATATCCATAAATCTTATTAGGTCAAAGTTGAATTTGGTCAATCCTTAAACCAAACCACTAAATAGAAAGCTAATAGAAGAAACATGAGGGAGATAAGGTTTTGCTTAGTACAAAATCATGAGTGATTGTAACTTAATTTACATGAATGAAAATTCTAATGAGTGGGTTTATATGGTTAATAACAAGTTTCTTGTTAACTATGAGATACATTGTCATTTATATGTGAGTCCATTAGATAATATGGATGGCGCATATTATGTAATGATTGAggattaatatatatttttaatgaatacCATATCCCTTATGGGTGGGCCGGGTGTTTATTTGTAGGATGCACTTGATGGATTTGTCTATATAAGAATGGAAGTGAGGGCGGCTTCTTATGAGAACTTAGGTAGGTTCTATAAAACTCTTATGAATATATGGGTAAGGTACATGAACTATTTGTGTTGACTTGTTTATGCATctattaataaacaaaataacatGGTTGGTGGTTCTTTAATCCACAATGAGAATCTTTGGTTCATAGAAAATTAGGATATAGGAGATTATCAACTCATGCAATTTATAGGGGATTGtgtaattttatgtaatttttggtttagtttttaGGCTTTGAGGATAGTGTTCGATTTGTTTTAGCCTCCAAACGTGGTCATACAAATGCAATGTCCCTAGGTAAGggaatatttttccaaaatcatAACCTcctttagaaaaaataaataaataaagtctaaggaaagaaaaggaagttaCAAGATTGAGGAGATGAAACCACTAATCCATGCTAATAccaaaaaattaaggaaaaaaaaaaaaccaagaacaCTAAGAAGTTCAACTTTCATAGACCATAgtcaaagatgaaaaaaaaaaaattgtaaaagaaatgaggattagaaaaaaaattatcattagttAAATTTAGATATTTAAGGATTTGTTTAGAAACGTGTTCAAAATTGGTtcaca contains:
- the LOC100245396 gene encoding protein BOLA2, which encodes MGVTKEDVESSLTSVMNPSHLAFSITPFSFSYSLSAINLILIWINILSFFVFQEVIDTSGGCGASFAIEIVSEQFEGKRLLERHRMVNAALQEELKQIHALSIKKALTPEQWKQQQEAENSQPAA